A single window of Anomaloglossus baeobatrachus isolate aAnoBae1 chromosome 5, aAnoBae1.hap1, whole genome shotgun sequence DNA harbors:
- the LOC142312038 gene encoding uncharacterized protein LOC142312038, with protein sequence MDGDRDKMAERILHLTLEIVFRLTGEDYTVVKKTSSERCQAPVSEGWRRPLSPILEPPPHPMIHEDINDEKILELTYKMIELLTGEVPIRCEDVAIYFSLEEWQYLEGHKDLYKDIMMEIPQPLTSPVLSSERTTPERCPCPLPPQDCKQENTNVPQDHQDEDLTPINTTEKYVRGEEWCKEEVITDDCTDEWSAESHLLFSVIKVDDHDILSDTYEEHAVIPETPPALHSKDLLSESLQPIPSSDSLQTVRQRKNNRKDGEHQQTQTLEKLFSCSECGKCFKKKSDFFKHQRIHTGEKPFSCFKCEKRFTQKSDLIRHLSSHSVEKPFSCSECGKCFTVKAYLRNHKKTHTEEKPFSCSECRKCFKEKAHLLNHKKTHTGEKPFSCSECEKCFTQKSDLVRHLRSHSGEKPFSCSECGKCFNRKINLVTHQRIHTGEKPFSCSECGKCFTAKSNLITHRVFHTEKKPLSCFECKKCFTQKSDLIRHLRSHSGEKPFSCSECGKCFNRKTNLVRHEGIHTGEKPFSCSECGKCFNRKINLDTHQRIHTGEKPFSCSECGKCFTVKSHLVTHQIFHTGEKPFSCAECGKCFNRKENLVSHLKIHTGEKPFSCSECGKCFTLKTQLLAHQKTHEMENTFSLYCF encoded by the exons ATGGATGGGGaccgggacaagatggcggagaggatattacacctcaccctagaaattgtcttccggcttactggagag GATTACaccgtagtgaagaagacctctagtgagcgctgtcaggctccTGTTTCGGAGGGAtggagaagacccctgagcccaatcttgGAGCCACCTCCTCACCccatgatacatgaggacatcaatgacgaaaagatcctagaactcacctacaagatgattgagctgctgactggagag gttcctataaggtgtgagGATGTTGCCATCTATTTCTCCTTGGAGGAGTggcagtatttagaaggacacaaagatctgtacaaggacatcatgatggagattccccagcctctcacatcaccag ttctatccagtgagaggacaacaccagagagatgtccctgtcctcttcctccacaggactgtaaacaagaaaataccaatgttcctcaggatcatcag gatgAAGATCTGACccctattaatactacagagaaatATGTGAGGGGTGAAGAGTGGTGTAAAGAGGAAGTTATTACAGATGACTGCACAG ATGAATGGAGCGCAGAGTCACATCTGCTATTTTCAGTTATTAAAGTAGATGATCATGATATTCTAtcagatacatatgaagagcatgctgttatcCCAGAAACACCTCCAGCCCTTCACAGTAAAGATCTATTATCTGAATCTCTTCAACCAATCCCATCTTCTGATTCACTACAGACTGTTAGGCAAAGAAAAAACAACAGAAAGGATGGCGAACATCAACAGACTCAAACATTAGAGAAACTATTTTCTTGTtcggaatgtggaaaatgttttaaaaagAAATCAGATTTttttaaacatcagagaattcacacaggagagaagccattctcatgtttCAAATGTGAGAAacgttttactcagaaatcagatcttattAGACACCTGAGCAGTCACTCagtggaaaagccattttcatgttcagaatgtgggaaatgttttacagtgaAAGCATATCTCCGTAATCATAAGAAAAcacacacagaggagaagccattttcatgttcagaatgtaggaaatgttttaaaGAGAAAGCACATCTTCTTAATCATAAGAaaacacacacaggggagaagccattttcatgttcagaatgcgagaaatgttttactcagaaatcagatcttgttagacaccTGAGAAGTCattcaggggagaagccattttcatgttccgaatgcgggaaatgttttaatcggaaaataaatcttgttacacatcagagaattcacactggggagaagccattttcatgttcggaatgtgggaaatgttttacagcaaAATCAAATCTTATTACTCATCGGGTATTTCACACAGAGAAAAAGCCATTGTCATGTTTCGAATGtaagaaatgttttactcagaaatcggATCTTATTAGACACCTGAGAAGTCattcaggggagaagccattttcatgttccgaatgtgggaaatgttttaatcggaaaacaaatcttgttagacatgagggaattcacacaggggagaagccattttcatgttccgaatgtggaaaatgttttaatcggAAAATAAATCTtgatacacatcagagaattcacacaggggagaagccattttcatgttcagaatgtggaaagtgttttacagtgaaatcacatcttgttacacatcagatatttcacacaggagagaagccattttcatgtgcagaatgtgggaaatgttttaatcggaaAGAAAATCTTGTTTCACATCTGAAaatccacacaggggagaagccgttttcatgttcggaatgtgggaaatgttttacattgAAAACTCAACTTCTTGCACATCAGAAAACTCACGAAATGGAAAATACATTTTCTCTTTATTGTTTTTAA